One genomic region from Sphingomonas paeninsulae encodes:
- a CDS encoding Smr/MutS family protein, giving the protein MAGRRLNPEERAVWSRVVASVRRAAGVLPVIEATPDAPPHKLTCVKAKAPVVAPAPKPARPPVPVAIKAGVTLDGSWDRRIASGGAAPERTVDLHGCGVDQAHRRLLRELDLALADEIRVLLVVTGKAPKSDASRIDLPLRGIIRASIHDWVAASRHAGQIAAIRPAHPKHGGAGALYLILRRSKMGAVARQY; this is encoded by the coding sequence GTGGCGGGACGACGCCTTAATCCCGAAGAACGTGCGGTCTGGTCCCGGGTCGTTGCATCGGTTCGCCGAGCGGCAGGCGTATTGCCAGTAATCGAAGCAACGCCGGATGCACCGCCCCACAAACTTACGTGCGTGAAAGCAAAAGCGCCCGTTGTCGCGCCAGCTCCCAAACCTGCCCGCCCGCCGGTGCCGGTTGCGATCAAGGCCGGGGTGACACTCGACGGAAGCTGGGACCGTCGGATCGCATCGGGAGGGGCTGCGCCCGAACGCACGGTCGATCTGCACGGCTGTGGTGTTGATCAGGCGCATCGTCGGTTGCTTCGCGAACTCGATCTGGCGCTGGCCGATGAGATTCGGGTCCTGCTCGTCGTAACGGGCAAGGCACCGAAGAGTGACGCGAGCCGTATCGACTTGCCGTTGCGGGGTATCATCAGGGCATCGATCCACGACTGGGTAGCGGCTTCACGCCATGCCGGACAGATTGCGGCGATCCGCCCGGCGCATCCAAAACATGGTGGCGCAGGCGCATTGTATCTCATTTTGAGACGATCAAAAATGGGGGCTGTTGCAAGGCAATATTAA
- the mltA gene encoding murein transglycosylase A, protein MKRLLGVALAAQVLAGCAANGPPKSPGSASVANYPIKPSTPIAPAIVQKPVLVAPGTTALSNGVVSGPAVASLKIDKVAASRALKAFQLSCPALLRRSDYSGLTTNADWTAVCAAATTWDGAQAVRFFTDNFETVQVGAGTSYATGYYEPEIAGSRTPAPGYPVPIYSRPPDEVDVDLGLFSDRLVGKKITGRVVGTGLVPYFTRSEIEDGALAGKGLELAYAADPVEFFFLQIQGSGRLKLPDGTTMQIAYGGQNGRDYTGIGELMHQRGLVVPGQLSMQGIMTYLRAHPDEGRAIMRENKSWVFFREISGDGPIGALGIAVTGQGSVAADPAFVPLGAPVFLSMDRADATGLWIAQDTGGAIKGANRFDTFWGAGDQARVIAGGMSARGTAFIMLPKGVLARLLMGSATGGGTTP, encoded by the coding sequence AGCCTTCCACTCCGATTGCTCCGGCAATAGTTCAGAAGCCCGTGTTGGTAGCGCCCGGAACGACCGCATTGTCGAACGGTGTGGTTTCAGGTCCGGCAGTCGCATCGCTGAAGATCGACAAGGTTGCGGCAAGTCGTGCCCTGAAGGCTTTTCAACTGAGTTGCCCCGCGCTGCTCCGCCGGTCGGATTATTCGGGACTGACAACGAATGCCGACTGGACCGCCGTTTGTGCTGCTGCAACCACATGGGACGGCGCGCAGGCCGTGCGATTTTTTACCGACAATTTTGAAACGGTGCAGGTCGGCGCGGGTACGTCCTACGCAACCGGCTATTACGAACCCGAAATCGCCGGGTCACGTACTCCGGCGCCGGGCTATCCGGTTCCGATATACAGCCGACCGCCGGATGAGGTTGATGTCGATCTGGGTCTGTTCTCGGACAGGTTGGTAGGCAAGAAAATCACGGGCCGCGTGGTGGGGACCGGACTGGTTCCATATTTTACCCGCAGCGAAATCGAGGATGGGGCACTGGCGGGAAAGGGGCTTGAGCTTGCCTATGCCGCCGACCCGGTCGAGTTCTTCTTTCTGCAGATTCAGGGTTCGGGACGCCTTAAACTACCCGATGGAACGACCATGCAGATTGCCTATGGTGGGCAGAATGGTCGTGACTATACAGGTATCGGTGAGCTGATGCACCAGCGTGGTCTGGTCGTCCCCGGACAGCTTTCGATGCAGGGGATCATGACATATCTCCGGGCCCATCCTGATGAAGGCCGGGCGATTATGCGCGAGAACAAAAGCTGGGTATTCTTTCGCGAAATTAGCGGCGATGGACCGATCGGTGCCCTCGGAATAGCCGTTACGGGACAGGGCAGCGTTGCCGCCGACCCTGCATTTGTGCCGCTTGGTGCGCCCGTATTTCTGTCAATGGACCGCGCCGATGCGACAGGATTGTGGATTGCGCAGGATACAGGCGGCGCGATCAAGGGCGCAAATCGTTTCGACACGTTCTGGGGAGCGGGCGATCAGGCGCGGGTCATTGCAGGCGGAATGTCGGCACGCGGGACGGCGTTCATAATGCTGCCGAAGGGTGTTCTTGCGCGGCTCTTGATGGGGAGCGCGACCGGTGGCGGGACGACGCCTTAA